CTCGACGCCATCGACGAGCAGATCACCGGCCTCCAGGACGCCCGCTCCTCGCTCGCCGCCCTGGTCGCGGCGACGGAGGGGCGCGAACTGGTCCGCGGCGACGGAGAGATAAAGGATGGTCAGGAGCGTCCGGCACGGGCGATAGTGACCGCATGAGCTCTCTCGTACGCCATGTCACCATCGACTGCGCCGACGCCTACGCCCTGGCCGGCTTCTGGGCCCAGGTCCTGGACAGCAAGGTCTCCGACGAGGACCGGCCGGGCGACCCCGAGTGCCTGATCGAGTCGGAGGGCGCCGGCCTGCTCTTCATCCAGGTGCCCGAGAGGAAGGCGGTCAAGAACCGCGTCCACCTCGACGTCCAGCCGCAGGACCGCACCCGCGACGAGGAGGTCGAGCGCCTCCTCGGCCTCGGCGCCACGCTGGTCGGGGACCACCGCAGGCCCGACGGGACCGGCTGGGCCACGCTGGCCGACCCCGAGGGCAACGAGTTCTGCGTCGAGCGCAGCAGGGCCGAGCGCGGGGAGTGACCCGTAGCGGTCCGTAGCGGTCCCGAGCGGTCCCGAGCGGTCCGGAGTAATCCGGACAGTGGGTGTCGGGTATCCGGTGTCTCCTGGAGTCATGGGAGACACCGGAACCACCCCTGACACCGGCACCGACGCCACCGCCCCGGGCGGCGGCGCGAGCTGGGCCGCCTTCGAGGCCGCCGAGCCCGCGTTCGCCGCCACCGTGCGCGAGCGCTTCGGGCGGTACACCCACCACGCCCTCGCGACCCTCCGCAAGGACGGCTCGCCCCGCCTCAGCGGCATCGAGGCCGAGTTCCGCGGCGGCGAACTGTGGCTCGGCATGATGCCGCACTCCCGCAAGGCGCGGGACGTCCTGCGCGACCCGCGCTTCTCGCTGCTCGCCAACCCCGGCGAGGGCACCGGCATGGGCGGCGGCGACGTCCGCGTCTCCGGGCGGGCGGTCGGGATCACCGACCCGCGGACCCTGGAGTGGTACGCGGGGGAGATCGGCCAGCCGCTGCCCTTCCACCTCTTCCGGGTGGAGCTGACGGAGGTCGTCCGCACCGCCGTCGAGGGCGAGGACCTGGTCCTGCGCACCTGGACGCCGGGCCGGCCGCCGCGCACGATCCGGCGCGGGAACGACGACACCCCGCCCCGGGAGGGCTGAGGCCGGGACGGCCGTACGGGCCCTGCGGGCCGGTCCCCGTCGGCGGCCGGCCCGCGGAGTACGAGAATGGGCCCGTGCCGACGACCAAGACATCCGCCAAGAAGAAGCCCCAGGCGCCCGCGTCGCCCGAGCGGCGCCGCGAGCTCCTCGGCATCGCCGCCGAGGTGTTCGCCGCCCAGGGCTACAACGCCACCACCGTCCGCAAGATCGCGGACGAGGCCGGCATGCTCGCCGGCAGCCTCTACTACCACTTCGACTCCAAGGAGTCGATGCTCGACGAGATCCTCTCGACCTTCCTGGACGAGCTGTGGGACGGCTACGACACCGTGCTCGCAGCCGGACTCGGCCCCCGGGAGACCATCGAGGCCCTCGTCACCGAGTCCTTCCGGGAGATCGACCGGCACCGCGCCGCCGTCGCCATCTACCAGAAGGAGTCCCGCCACCTCGTCGACCAGGAGCGCTTCCACTACCTCGTCGACTCGCAGGTCAGGTTCGAGAAGGCCTGGCTCGGCACCCTGGAGCGCGGGGTCGCGGCCGGCGTCTTCCGCGCCGACCTCGACCTCCGGCTCACCTACCGCTTCGTGCGCGACACGGTCTGGGTCGCCGCCTCCTGGTACCGCCCCGGCGGACAGCACAGCCCCGAGGAGATCGCCCGCCAGTACCTGTCGATGGTCCTCGACGGGATCGCCCCACGGGCTTAGGCCGTGCCTTTCGGATCAGGCCGGACCGGCCGCGCGGTCAGCGCACCAGCCGCCCTCGCAGCCCCGCCAGCACCCGCAGGTCCAGGCCCAGGCCCTCGGTCGCGTAGCGGAAGACGCTCCCGTAGCCCTCGCGGACCTCGGCGAGGGCCGCGTCCAGGTAGGCCGGGCGGACCTCCTGGAGGGGGATGATTAGGTCCGGGTTCTGCATGAGCCCGGCCTGGCGGAGGCCCTCGCGCACCCGGGCGTCGTTCGCGGCGCGGAAGGTGTTGGAGGCCAGGTAGTCCTCGGTGGCCGCGCGTTCCGGCACGCCGAGGAGGCTGAGCAGCAGCCAGCTCGTCCAGCCCGTGCGGTCCTTGCCCGAGGTGCAGTGGTAGAGCTGCGGGCCCGCACCCGGGGCGGCCAGCTCCCGCAGGGTCGCGCCGAAGCGCTCGCGGTTGGCGGCGCTCGTGACGAAGGTGCGGTACACCTCGGTCATGAAGGCCGCGGCCCGGCCGCCGCCCAGCATCTCCTCCTGCCGCACCGGGTCGCGCGAGCCGATCGCGGCGAGCAGCTGCCCGTACAGGCCGTTGTCGGTGACCGGGCGGGAGACCGCGACGGGGCCTGCCGGGAGCCGGTCCGCGCCGTCGGACTGCACCTCCAGCGGGATCCGGAAGTCGATCACCCGGCCGAGTCCGAGCCCGCCGAGCACGGCCAGGTCGGCATCGGTCAGCTTGCCGAGGTGGTCGCCCCGGTAGACCAGGCCGTGCCGGACCCGGGCCCCGCCGTAGGTGACGTACCCGCCCAGGTCGCGGACGTTGACCGCGCCCTGGAGCGGGACCTGGCGGATGGTGTGCGCGGTGCGGACCCGGGGCCGGGCCGAGGCGGCCGGGGCGACGGCCGCCAGGATCGCGGTGGCGCCGGCGGTGCTCAGCAGGGCGCGTCTGGACACGGACATGGCTGACTCCCTTTACGGAGAGGGAAGGGTACGGAGCACCTGCGCGGCCTCGGACATGATCCGGGTGACGAGTTCTCCGCAGCCGGGCAGGTCCTCGATCACCCCCGCGACCTGTCCGGAGGCCATGACGCCGAGGTCGGTGCGGCCCTCGACCATGGAGGCCTTCAGGAGCATCGGGGTGTTCGCGGCGAGCAGCACCTGGCTCCAGGACAGGTCCTTGCCGTGGCGCATCGCGAGCCCCTCGCGGACCATCGCCGGCCAGGAGAGGCCGGAGATCCGCCGGAAGCCCGAGGCCCGGCGCACGGCCTGGGCCAGGGAGCGGAGCCGGCCCGCGCCCTCCAGCGCCGCGACCATCTCGGTGCGCAGCATCCGGTGCGGCAGCCCGTCGACGGCGGTGGTGACCGTGATGTCCTTGACGGTCGCCGCCAGGTACCGCGCCTTCACGGCGTCGGGGACGGTCGAGTCGGAGGTGAGGAGGAAGCGGGTGCCCATGGCCACGCCCGCGGCGCCGTAGGACAGCGCGGCGACCAGGCCGCGGCCGTCGTGGAAGCCGCCGGCCGCGATCACCGGGATGTCCACCGCGTCGACCACCTGCGGCAGCAGCACGGTCGTCGCGACCTCGCCGGTGTGCCCGCCGCCCTCGCCGCCCTGCACGACCACCGCGTCCGCGCCCCAGCCGGCCACCTTCTCGGCGTGCCGGCGCGCCCCGACGGAGGGGATGACGACGACCCCGGCGTCCTTCAGCTCGGCGATCAGATCGCGGGAGGGCGCGAGCGCGAAGGAGGCGACCCGTACGCCCTCCTCGACGATGATCCGGACCCGCTCGCGGGCGTCGCCCGCGTCCGCCCGCAGGTTCACCCCGAAGGGCCGGTCGGTCCGGGACTTCACCTCCCGCACCGCCGCGCGCAGTCCGTCCACGGTCATGGTGGCGGAGGCCAGGACGCCGAGCGCCCCGGCGTTCGCCGTGGCCGAGACGAGCCGGGGCCCGGCCACCCAGCCCATCCCGGTCTGCACGATCGGGTGCTCGATGCCGACCAGCTCGGTGAGCGCCGTCTTCATCGGGCCGGGACCTCCCGCTCCCGCAGGCCCTTGGGGTCGATCACCTCGCGGATCAGCCGCAGCTCCTCCGCGGTGGGCTCGCGGGTGGACGGCACCTCGTCGCCGCCCGCCAGCGCGAAGCCGGTCGCGGCCCGGACCTCGTCCACGGTGACCCCCGGGTGCACGGAGGCGAGCCGCATGGTGCGGTCCGGGGTCTCGAAGTCGAAGACGCCGAGGTCGCTCACCACCCGGGGGAGCCGGTGGTACGGCCCGACCGCCCGGTCGTAGCCGACGCCGCTCACCATGTCGACCCGCTCGACGAAGACCCGGGCCGAGTGCTTGGGGATCCAGTAGCTCACCGGGTTGTTGAGGGTGTTGGCGGGCGCGCCGCGGACCCCCAGGAGCTGGCGGGCGGGACGTTCCCAGTCGCCGATGCAGGAGATGTTCTGGTTGCCGTGCCGGTCGATCTGGCTGGCGCCCATCATCACGTGCCGCCGCCCGCCGGTGACCATCGTCAGATGGCGGCGGTACGGCAGCCAGCCCTCGGGCTCCCCGTCGAGCCCGACGAGCAGGGCCTCGCCGTCGGTGAGCAGGAGGTCGGGGGAGAAGGTGCGCTTGGCCAGGCGGGCGCCGAAGGAGGGGATCAGGCCCATCGGGCTGGCCAGCACCTCGCCGTTGTCGCGCCAGGCCTCGGCGCAGGCGATCACGCAGTACTCGGCTCGGCTGGTCACTTCTGCGCCTCCGTGTTCCCGGCGGTCGCGGCCTTGGCGGCGGTCCCCGCCTGCGCGGCGTGCTCGGCCTCTTCGGCGCGTTCCGCGTGCCAGGTCCGCACGGCCGCCTGGTAGTCGTCCTCGCCCTTGCCGGACAGGAAGCGTCCGGCGAACTCGGGCCAGGGAGTGGTCGCGTACAGCTTCTGGAAGGGCTCGTCGCGCCCGTAGTCCGGCACGCAGGAGGTGAAGTGGGCGCCGTTCGGGGTCTCGACGACGCCCGTGACGCTGTGCCGGGAGACCAGCAGGGTCTGCGGCACGACGTCCGGGCCGAAGGAGTCGACGATCCGCTCGCAGGAGACGTACGCGGTGTCCGCGGCCTCGCAGAAGAGGTCGTCGAAGTACGGGTCGGGGCCCAGGTACTGCCCGTTGCCGAGGCGGTCGGCGCGGTTGACGTGGACGAGGGCGGCGTCCATCCGCAGGGCCGGCACGGCGACGAACTCCTCGCTGTCCTCGTACGGGGAGGTGACGGTCCGCAGCTCCGGGTTGACCCGCATCACGTCCGAGCCGAGCCCGGCCCGCACCGGCAGGAACGGCAGCCGGTTGACGGCGGCGTGCAGCCCCCACATGAACATCGCCTCGTCGAGCTCGGTGAGTTCGAGGGCGCCGCGCTCCCGGGCCGCCCGGAAGTGCGGTTCGAGGGGGATGGAGTCCAGGGTCGCGAAGGGGGCGACCAGTCGGCGGATCCGGCCGGCGGCGGCGAGCACGCCGACGTCGGGGCCGCCGTACGCGATCACGGTGAGATCGGTGATCTCGGACCGGAGCAGTGCTCTGATCAGGGCCATCGGCTTGCGCCGGGAGCCCCAGCCCCCGATGCCGATCGTCATGCCGGAACGGAGCCGCCCCACGACGTCCTCGGGGCTCATGGTCTTGTCGGTCACGCGTCCTCCTGCGGGGCGGGGGCGCCGAAGCCGTCACGGACCCGGTCGGCGACACCGCTGAGGTTGGCCTCGAAGGTGAAGCCCTGCTCGAAGCGGTAGCTGCGGCGTACGTCGACGGGGTCGATGCCGTTGATGGCGGCCTTGGCGAGCCGGATCAGGGTGCCGTCCTTCGCCGCGATCTCGGCCGCCAGCTCCAGGGCCGCGGCGAGGAGTCCGGGGCGCGGGACCACCTTCCAGACCGAGCCGTGGGCGTGCAGCTCCTGCGCGGTGGCGGTGCGCGAGGTGTAGTACAGCGCGCGCATCAGGTGCTGGGGGACCAGCCGGGCCAGATGGGTGGCGGCCCCGAGGGCGCCCCGGTCCAGCTCGGGCAGGCCGAAGACGGCGTCGTCGGCGGCGACGATCGCGTCGGCGTTGCCGACCAGTCCGATGCCGCCGCCGAGGCAGAAGCCGCCGACCGCCGCGACGACCGGGACCTCGCATTCGTAGACCGCCGCGAAGGCCTCGGCGCAGCCCCGGTTGACCGCGACGAGGGCGTCGTGGCCCGGGTCCCGCTGGAGCTCCTTGATGTCGACGCCGGCGTTGAAGCCGCGGCCCTCGGCGGCGAGCACCACGCAGCGGACCTCCGGGTCGCGGCCGGCCGCGCGGACGGCGTCGGCGAGCGCGAACCAGTCCCGTACGGGAAGGGCGTTGACGGGGGGACGGTCGACGGTGACGAGCGCGATGCCCTTGTCCGGGCGGGAGGTGGAGACACCCATGTGCGGATCAGCTACCTTTCCACCAAACGTTTGTTAGGTGACTGTTGGAAGGAAGGTAGCAGCCGATGGAGCTGGACGGGAGGGTCGTCGTCGTCACCGGTGGAACCCGCGGGGTCGGCGCGGGGATCGCCAGGGCCTTTCTGCGGGCCGGGGCCGAGGTCCTGGTCTGCGCCCGCAGACCCCCGGACGAACCGGTCGCGGCGGACGGCCGCACGGCCCGCTTCCACCCGCTCGACCTGCGCGGACCCGGTGCCGTGCGGAACCTCCTCGCCGAGGTCGGCGAGCGGTACGGGCGGCTCGACACCCTCGTCAACAACGCCGGCGGCACCCCGTACCGCCTGCTCGGCGAGGGCGACTCCGAGCGGCACGCCCGGGTCGTCGAGCTGAACCTCACCGTCCCGCTCACCGTCTCGCTGGCCGCCCACGGGCTGCTGCGGGCCTCCCGCGGCTCGATCGTCATGATCGGCAGCGTCAGCGGCACCCGCCCCTCGCCGGGCACCGCCGCGTACGGCGCCGCCAAGGCCGGCCTGGAGAACCTGGCCCGTTCCATGGCCGTGGAATGGGCCCCCGAGGTCCGGGTCAACACCCTGGTCCTCGGCATGGTCAGGACCGAACTGTCCCACCTCCACTACGGCGACGCCGAGGGGCTCGCGGCGGTCGGCGGGACCGTGCCGCTGGGCCGGCTCGCCGAACCGTCCGAGATCGGCGAGGCGGCCGTCTTCCTCGCCTCCGACCGGGCGGCGTACGTCTCGGGAGCCTCGCTCCTGGTGCACGGGGGCGGCGAACGCCCCGCCTTCCTGAACGCAGCGACCGTGAACAAGGAGAGCCGACATGGGTCTGTGTGACGAACGAGTGGTCATCGTGACGGGCGCCGGCCGGGGGCTCGGACGGGCCCACGCCCTCGCCTTCGCCGCCGAGGGCGCCCGGGTCGTGGTCAACGACCTCGGCGTCGGGCTGGACGGCCGCCCCGGGCCCGACGGCCCGGCGGCCCTCGTCGTCGAGGAGATCAGGGCGGCGGGCGGCGAGGCCGTCGCCCACGGCGGCGACATCGCGACGACGGAGGGCGCCGCCTCCCTCGTCCGCACCGCCGTCGACACCTTCGGCCGCCTCGACACCCTCGTCAACAACGCGGGCTTCCTGCGCGACCGGATGCTCGTCAACCTCGACGAGGACGACTTCGACGCGGTGATGCGGGTCCACGTGAAGGGCCACTTCCTGCCCCTGCGGCACGCCGCCGCCCACTGGCGCGCGGAGTCCAAGGCCGGCCGCCCGGTGACCGCCCGGGTCGTCAACACCACCTCCGGGGCGGGGCTGCTCGGCAGCGTCGGCCAGGGCAACTACGCCGCGGCCAAGGCCGGCATCGTCGGCCTCACCCTGGTCGCGGCGGCCGAGATGGGCCGGTACGGGGTCCAGGTCAACGCCATCGCCCCCGCCGCCCGCACCCGCATGACCGAACAGACCTTCGCCGGCCTCGCCGCCCTGCCCGAGGACGTCTCCCCGCTGGTCGTCTGGCTCGGCTCGGCCGCCTCGGCGGGCGTCACCGGCCGGGTCTTCGAGGCCGAGGGCGGCCGCCTCACCGTCATGGAGGGCTGGCACCCCGGCCCCACCGCCGACAAGGGCGCCCGGTGGACCCCGGCCGAGGCGGGCGAAGCGGCCCTGAAACTCCTTGCGGAGGCGACGGAGCCCCGGCCGGTGTACGGAGCCTGAGGGGGCGTGCGCCCGGCCCGGTCCGACGGCGGGGCGGCGCGAGGTCCGACCCCGGCGGTGGGGGCGCCCGCCGGGCCGGCGCCGGTGGTACCGGCCGCACCCGCCCCTCAGCGGCAGCGCGGGGTCGTCCACTCCAGGCGGGTCCGGGTGCGGGGGTCCGTCACGTGCTCCAGGGCGGCCAGGGCCGTCTCGCGTGCGGGGCCGTCCGGGTCGGCGTCGGCCAGGATCCGCGCCAGCGCCTCCACGGCGCGCGGGTCCTGACGGATCGCCAGGCCCCGGGCGGCCTCCGCCGCCGTCTCCGGATCCGGGTCGGCGAGCCGCGCGGCAAGGGCCTCGCGCAGGGCCGGGGTGTCGTCGGGGAGTTCGGCGAGCGCCAGGGTGGCCCAGTCCCGGACCCGGGGCTCGGGGTCCCGGCTCAGCCCGGCCAGCACCCCGGCCGCCCCGGCGTGCCCCGCCGGCACGAGCCCGGTCAGCGAGGCGGCCGTCTGCCGCCGCACCTCGCCGTCCGGGTGCGCGGCGAGCCCGAGCAGTCCGGGCACGGCGCTCGCGTCCGCGCACTGCCCGAGCGCGACGGCGAGGGAGAGGGCGGGCTCGCGGGGGACGGCTGCGTCCGGCACGGCGGCGGCCACCTCCTCGGCCAGCCGCCGCAGCACCGGCAGCGCGCCCTCCGCGTGGCCCGGCAGGGCGGCGAGGACCTGGACGCCCAGGGCGCGGCGGAGCGGGTCGGGGGCGGCGCACCAGTCGGCGGCGGCCGCGAGGACGGCCCCGTCGGCGCGGGCCGCCAGGGCGGTGACCGCCGTCGTCCAGTCGTCCTGGGCCGGGTCGCCGCAGCGCAGGGCGCGCCCGGCGAGCTCCTCGTGCGGGGTGCGGACGCCGAGGGCGCCCTCCAGGAGGGTGGCGATCGCCGCGTGGCCGGTCTGGCGTTCGTCGCCGCGGGTCGGCGCGCCGTCCTCGCGCAGCAGCTCGACGACCACGGTCACCCCGCCGTCCTCGGGCACCCGCCGCACCACCGCCTCGTAGGTGTCCCCGGCACCCCCGCCCTCGACCAGCCCGCGCCGCAGCACGGCCGCCATGTCCGCGCCGATCCACCGCCGGGCCTCGTCGAGCGCCTCCGGCCGGCTCCCCGCGCCGTGTTCGAGCAGCGCCCGCACGCAGGAGGCCGAGCCGCGCCGGGCGGCGGCCACCAGCGGGGCGAGCCCGTCGGGGCCCGGCCGGTCCGGGGCCGCGCCCGCCTCCAGCAGCTCGCGCACCACCTCCGTGTGGCCGAGCCGGATCGCCCAGGCCAGCGCGGTGAAGCCGTAGCCCTCCTCCTGGTCCGGGTCCGCGCCCGCGGCGAGCAGGGCCCGCACCACCTCGGCGTGACCCCCGCAGGCCGCCCCGCACAGCGGCAGGTCGGCGCCGTCCTCGCCGCCGTGCCGGGCCGGGTCGGCGCCGGCCGCGAGCAGCAGCCGGACGGCCACCGGCTGATTGCCGACGGCGGCCCGGTACAGCGCGGTCTCGCCGTCCTCCACGGTCTCGGGGTCGGCCCCGTCCCGCAGGGCCCGCACCACCCCGTCGTCGTTCCCGTTCCACAGCGCCTCGAACAACGTGCTCATGCGCCCGACCCTCGCCCGAGTCGCCCGAACGGCGCAAATCCATTACGTGGCCGACGGCCGGACACGCCGTCAGGCACCCCGTCAGGGCGCGCACTCCAGGACCGTGGCGCACACCCCGCACCGGGCCCGCACCCGTCCGCGGCCGGGTGCCAGCCGCAGCCGCTGTCCGCACACCGGGCAGGGGAAGACGCCGTCCCCGACGGCCCGGGCGCGCCGCCGGGCGGCCCAGCCGGCGCCCGCGAGCGGCGGGCGACGCCAGTCGCGGGCGGCCTCCTCCCGGCCCCGCACCCAGGCCTCGTACGCCACCGCGCTGGTGAACCACGGGGAGGGGTCCTCGCCGAAGACCTCGGCCCGTTTGGCGAGGACGTAGCCGAACTCCTCGGGCGTCAGATAACCCAGCTTCTGGCTGGACACGCCGTCCTGCCGGAACGCGTCGAGCAGCAGCCAGCCCGCGCCGAGGTAGGTGGTGACGACGTCGGTGAGGATCTCGTTCTCGGCGGTCGTGGGGAAGGCGAGCCCCAGGCGGTGCAGCAGCACATGGGTGATCTCGTGGGCCAGGGCGGCGCCGATGTCCCGGCGGTGGGCCGGCCGGGCGAAGCGTTCGTTGAGCTCGACGAAGTACTCCGGTCCGGCCGTCAGTTCGACGCCCGCCGCGTGCTCCATCGCGCGGAAGCTCACCACCATCCGGGCCTCCGGCAGCCGCAGGTGCCGGACGAGGGCGCGGGCCGCGGCCTGGGCGCCGAGGTGAAGCCCCTCCAGGTCCTCGACGGCGACGTCGGAGGCCGGGACGCTCGTCCCGTACCGGTGCACCCCGTCGGGGGAGAGGCGCCGGTAGAGCGCGCGGATGGCGGCCCGGACCGTGTCGAGGTGCGGGAACCCGTGGACGACACGGGAGACTTCATCGCTGTGCGGCATCCCGGACCACCCCCTGCCGTCCAGGGTACGGGCGGTGGGTCCGTCGTCCCTGGGCCTCCCTCGTCTGGCCGAAAAGGACTTCTTGTGACCCCCGTCGAGCACTGTCCATAATCCGGACCACGTCTTGACGGGCTCATGCCATCAAGATCAACCCCCCATGAAAGAAGGCAGTCGCATGCAGAAGAACAGTCTGGTCCGCGCGCTGCAGAAAATCGCCGCGGCCGGCGCCGTCGTCCTCGCCGCCGTCAGCCTCCAGCCCACCACCGCCTCGGCCGCGCCCGCGCCGGTCGTCGGCGGCACCCGCGCCGCCCAGGGCGAGTTCCCCTGGATGGTCCGGCTCTCGATGGGCTGTGGCGGTTCCCTGATCACCCCGCAGGTCGTGCTCACCGCCGCGCACTGTGTGAACGGCTCCGGCGCCAACACCAGCATCACCGCCACCGCCGGCAACGTGGACCTGCAGTCGAGCAGCGTCATCAAGGTCAAGTCGACCAAGGTCTACCAGGCCCCCGGCTACAACGGCCAGGGCAAGGACTGGGCCCTGATCAAGCTCGCCTCGCCGATCAGCAGCCTGCCCAACCTGAAGATCGCCGAGACCACCGCGTACAACAGCGGCGACTTCACCGTGGCCGGCTGGGGCGCCACCCGCGAGGGCGGCGCGCAGCAGCGCTACCTGCGCAAGGCGGTCGTCCCGTTCGTCTCGGACGCCGACTGCCAGTCCGCGTACGGCAGCTCCCTCGTCCCCGGCGAGGAGATCTGCGCCGGCTACAACCAGGGCGGTGTGGACACCTGCCAGGGTGACTCCGGCGGCCCGATGTTCCGCAAGGACAACAACAACGCCTGGATCCAGGTCGGCATCGTGAGCTGGGGCGAGGGCTGCGCCCGGGCCGGCTACCCCGGCGTCTACACCGAGGTCTCGACCTTCGCCTCGGCCATCAAGGCGGCGGCGGCCACGCTGTAACGGACACGTCCGCGGTACCGGTGCCCGGGGCGCGCAGCCCCGGGCACCTCCGCGTCCGCGCCGCTCCCGCCCACGGGCCCGGTCCGCCCGCGCCCGGTCCGTCGGACCCGGTCCGCCCGGTCCGCCCGCGCCCGGTCCGCCGCCCCGGCCCGCCGAGCGCTTCCTCCCGCCCGCGCCGGGCGCGCCCGCTACGCCAGCTCCACCGCGTCCCCCGCGCCGCCCTCCAGCTCCAGCACCCACACCTCGTTCGCGCCCTCCCGCAGCACCGGGCCCGGCACGAACAGGGACTCCTGCGGGCCGGCGTTCCAGTAGCGGCCCAGGCAGAAGCCGTTGACCCACACGAAGCCGCGGGTCCAGCCCGGCAGCCGCAGCGCCGCGTCCCCCGGGGACGGGACCGTCACCGCGGCCCGGTACAGCCCCGGGCCGCACTCCACCGTGACCGGGACGAACGGGACCTCGTCCACCGTCGCCGCCGCGAAGGCGTCGAGCCGCAGCCCCCGGGCCCGTACCCCGTGCAGGTACTGCCGCTCGTGCCGGATCCCGCCCGTGACGCCCTTCGGCTCCGCCAGCCGCGGCCCGTAGTTGACCCGGCCCAGCGACTCCACCCACAACTCGACCACCGCGGGCCCCGCCACCGGCTCCGGCAGCGTGGCCTCCTCCGTGTCGAGCACCCCCGCGAGGGCCCCGTCCACGTACACCGTGGCCCGGTCCCGCAGCCCCGTCACCACCAGCGGGTACGGCTGCCGCGGGCCCGGCACCCGGACCCGGTAGCGGACCAGGCCCCGGTCCACGCCCAGCTGCTCGAAGGTCGGCGGCACCGGCGAGACCGCCTCCGCGTCCCCGAGCACCGCCAGCACCTCCGCCAGCGGCGCCCAGCCCTCCGGGACACCCGCCGCGGGCCCGCCGATCCGCGCCGGCGGCTCCGGCACCTCGGGCAGCGGCCCCTCCGCGTAGTCGGCGAGCACCTCGCGGAAGCGCCAGAACTTCTCCGTCGGCAGCCCCGCCTCGTCGACCGGCGCGTCGTAGTCGTAGGAGGTGACCGTCGGCCGCAGCGCCCCCTCGTGCTCGTGCCCGGCCCGGTTCGCCCCCGCCCACCCGGCGAAACTGGTCCCGCCGTGCGCCATGTAGACGTTCACCGAGGCCCCGCACTCCAGGATCTCCCGCAGCGCCCCGGCCGCGTCCGCCGCGTCCCGCCCGACGTGCTCCGTGCCCCAGTGGTCGAACCAGCCGCACCAGAACTCCATGCACATCAGCGGACCGGACGGCCGGTGCCGCCGCAGCGTCGCGAACGCCTCCCGCGCGCCCGAGCCGAAGTTCGCCGTCGCCAGCACCCCCGGCACCGAACCGCCCGTCAGCATGTGGTCCTCCGGGCCGTCCGAGGTGAACAGCGGCACCCCCACCCCGCAGGCGAGCAGCAGGTCGGCGACCCGCCGCAGATAGCCGGTGTCGGTGCCGTAGCTGCCGTACTCGTTCTCCACCTGCACCAGGACCACCGGACCGCCCCGGTCGACCTGACGCTCCACCACCTGCGGCAGCAGCCGGCGGAACCAGCGC
The DNA window shown above is from Streptomyces showdoensis and carries:
- a CDS encoding S1 family peptidase, translating into MQKNSLVRALQKIAAAGAVVLAAVSLQPTTASAAPAPVVGGTRAAQGEFPWMVRLSMGCGGSLITPQVVLTAAHCVNGSGANTSITATAGNVDLQSSSVIKVKSTKVYQAPGYNGQGKDWALIKLASPISSLPNLKIAETTAYNSGDFTVAGWGATREGGAQQRYLRKAVVPFVSDADCQSAYGSSLVPGEEICAGYNQGGVDTCQGDSGGPMFRKDNNNAWIQVGIVSWGEGCARAGYPGVYTEVSTFASAIKAAAATL
- a CDS encoding ankyrin repeat domain-containing protein; translated protein: MSTLFEALWNGNDDGVVRALRDGADPETVEDGETALYRAAVGNQPVAVRLLLAAGADPARHGGEDGADLPLCGAACGGHAEVVRALLAAGADPDQEEGYGFTALAWAIRLGHTEVVRELLEAGAAPDRPGPDGLAPLVAAARRGSASCVRALLEHGAGSRPEALDEARRWIGADMAAVLRRGLVEGGGAGDTYEAVVRRVPEDGGVTVVVELLREDGAPTRGDERQTGHAAIATLLEGALGVRTPHEELAGRALRCGDPAQDDWTTAVTALAARADGAVLAAAADWCAAPDPLRRALGVQVLAALPGHAEGALPVLRRLAEEVAAAVPDAAVPREPALSLAVALGQCADASAVPGLLGLAAHPDGEVRRQTAASLTGLVPAGHAGAAGVLAGLSRDPEPRVRDWATLALAELPDDTPALREALAARLADPDPETAAEAARGLAIRQDPRAVEALARILADADPDGPARETALAALEHVTDPRTRTRLEWTTPRCR
- a CDS encoding glycoside hydrolase family 35 protein encodes the protein MSEFVVGDEDFLLDGRPVRLLSGALHYFRVHEEQWAHRLGMLRAMGLNCVETYVPWNLYEPEPGRYGDVDALGRFLDAVARAGMWAIVRPGPYICAEWENGGLPHWLTGPLGRRVRTDDAEYLAHVERWFRRLLPQVVERQVDRGGPVVLVQVENEYGSYGTDTGYLRRVADLLLACGVGVPLFTSDGPEDHMLTGGSVPGVLATANFGSGAREAFATLRRHRPSGPLMCMEFWCGWFDHWGTEHVGRDAADAAGALREILECGASVNVYMAHGGTSFAGWAGANRAGHEHEGALRPTVTSYDYDAPVDEAGLPTEKFWRFREVLADYAEGPLPEVPEPPARIGGPAAGVPEGWAPLAEVLAVLGDAEAVSPVPPTFEQLGVDRGLVRYRVRVPGPRQPYPLVVTGLRDRATVYVDGALAGVLDTEEATLPEPVAGPAVVELWVESLGRVNYGPRLAEPKGVTGGIRHERQYLHGVRARGLRLDAFAAATVDEVPFVPVTVECGPGLYRAAVTVPSPGDAALRLPGWTRGFVWVNGFCLGRYWNAGPQESLFVPGPVLREGANEVWVLELEGGAGDAVELA
- a CDS encoding zinc ribbon domain-containing protein codes for the protein MPHSDEVSRVVHGFPHLDTVRAAIRALYRRLSPDGVHRYGTSVPASDVAVEDLEGLHLGAQAAARALVRHLRLPEARMVVSFRAMEHAAGVELTAGPEYFVELNERFARPAHRRDIGAALAHEITHVLLHRLGLAFPTTAENEILTDVVTTYLGAGWLLLDAFRQDGVSSQKLGYLTPEEFGYVLAKRAEVFGEDPSPWFTSAVAYEAWVRGREEAARDWRRPPLAGAGWAARRRARAVGDGVFPCPVCGQRLRLAPGRGRVRARCGVCATVLECAP